DNA from Plasmodium falciparum 3D7 genome assembly, chromosome: 8:
taataataataccatcaatgttaataataatatgtttgaTTCGTACATGAAATATTCTCTAGAATATTTTTTCGGatattatgatattaaaGAAGATCTAAacttatattatcatctgaACGAATGTATAAGTAGTTGTATATATCTCatgtttttaaataatattaacaacgAATCAACTGATTTAAGAAATTATAGTAACGAACAAGAACATATATGCTCCTCTggatttatattaaatgtgCCTTCAGAAGCAGACCATGAAATTGTACAGAATAtgatagatatatataatattaatattgttattattatagataattcttttttacattattcattaaaaaaatattatcataacaTAAATGAAGATCAACAGGAATATAACAATGTTgagaaagaaaataatttaatcaAAGATCGagataaaaaaagtaaacaAACGAATAGGTTATCTGAAcacaatttattatatgatatgaaTGTTTTTAATGATAAAGATGTGAATCCTGATATGCGCGGTTCAACTGTTTTTACCAAGAATAAGGGTGAAGATGGTTTTTATGATGATCagaaaaatgaagaattaaaaagaggaaattataataatataaatataaataataataataataataataattattattataataatgataatgtgaataatatgtataacatgatgtataataatcatcaagaagatgaagaaaaaaaaaatattcaaataattGGCATGCCCAAATTCGAAGGGGTTATTCCTTCCGATAATAATCGTATAAAATATTGTAGAAATTTAtggtattataattatttttcaagagatataaatataaataattacgCTTTTAAGAAAAGTCATATACTATCCTTCAAATATAGTAGAACgaattttgtaaaattagATACAAATCTAGCCGTACCTTTATCGGCTTTACCATCTGATTGTAGAGatataaaaagagaaaatgTATCCGTTAGTCTATATAATGGAAATGTTAAAAACTTAATAAATTGTATTTTAGCAGTATCTTATTCAAAAGATTTTACATATGTACATCTTATTAATATAGCTGCATTAATTCACGTGCAGGGTATTAAAGAAGTCGAAAAAACACAACAAAAACAAGATAACGAAAAGGacaaagaaaaggaaaataataactCTTATGTTAATCAAGATGGAAATAATACTGAACAACATCAAGttgattatatttttgatatattatgtCCAACATATATAACATTGAAAAATTTACctccattttttataatacctGGAAATATAAGGCAAATGAAATTCTAAGcacaaacaaaaataaaataaataaataaataaataaataaatataaatatatatatatatatatatatatatatatatatatacatttatgtgGTAGTATATAACATgacttatttatatactaatatgttttccttttttcttctttttttttcatttttttctttttttttctttttttattttattttattttttttttttttttcttgatgAGTACACTTAATTTTTTGTGTTactataacaaatataaagatattttttgtgttcatatttttatttttttgtgaatatatttgacataaaaatattataacaaaatatataacggTATGCTAAAGGagtaatatgtttattataatatataaaactataacttattttttacaatacatataaaaaagtaaaaagaaataaaaaaacattcACTTTAAGGAGATTTATAAAATCTCCACATTGAAATTTTTCTAAATcatgttttttctttttataaggTTTATTTAAACAgacaaaaaatgaataataaaaaaataatatataaatatatatatatatatatataaatatatatatatatatatatatatatatatatattatataataattataatttttattatgtaaaaattattttgcgttaaaaaaaaaaaaaaaatcggGTGATCTAAGAGGTTGAAGGGGAAAagccataaaaaaaaaaatgaacaatacAATGTGATATatgcataatattataatatatatatattattatatatatatataattatattttatatatattatatatatatatttttttttttttttttcttaattgtaatataaataaaattaataaatacatatataatatatataataataattattataaagaataaaatatattatatataaataagttgaaatgaaaaaaaaaagggggCTCTGTTTtcatacataataaatataaagtataaatattcccatcatatattaaattataatatatataaaatatatatatatatatatatatataatatatagtaaataatataagttggtttctttttccttttttatatgaaaaatataattacaaatattaaaataaatgttgcttattatttattttatatattattaatattatattatattatattatatttatatactataatattatatacaaatgtataagtaatattatttatatatttttcatgtatattttatttttatattatatataataaaatattgttaaataaacaaatatatatatataaaaaataaataaatatactaatataataaaatattattaaaatacacattaaaaatataccattttttttttctattaaaaaaaaaaaaaaaaaaaaaaaatcttttcctttttttcttttattataattttaagaaatattaaacttttatttatatatattattcttatttttttataatatataaatataaatataaatataaatataaatatatatatatatatatatattaaaaagtaaatatattgatTGTTCTATAACTTATTAATACCAATTTGAAGAaatttcaaaataaaaaataaagatataatttattattattttaagaaaaaaaaaatatatatatatatatatatatatatatatatataatatatatttatatatatatatgtaacatatattatattgatcTTTTAtagaataaaagaaaaaataatataagaaaaattaatttattatatttttctcaagattaataaaatatatatatatataatatatatattatatttatgtattaatcattaaatttgattttttaatatttattaaaacaatcatataaaaatatatatatttaaaaaatggtgGCTAAAAAAGATAGTACAAAAGTTTCCAAGAAGCTCAAGAAAAAAGTTgtaaagaaaacaaaaattgtTAAGGGtttgaaaaaacaaaagatgAACAAGAGTACTAAGGGAATTAAATATGTTTTGGATTGTACCAAGCCTGTAAAGGATACAATTTTAGATATAAGCGGAttggtaatataaataaataaataaataaatatattatatatatatatatatatatatatatatatatatatatatatttatattgtttcttttatttttataggaACAATTTTTCAAGGATAAAATTAAAGTTGATAAGAAAACAAATAACTTGAAAAATAAAGTTGTAGTAACATctgatgaatataaaatttatatcacCGTCCACATACCCTTTTCTAAAAGATACATAaaggtaataaaaaaaatggaaacaTAGAATCCTTAAACGGatgttttattaatatattatgtatatggatatataaatatatatatatatatatatatatatgtatgtatgtatgtatgatCATTCATTtactatatttataattatttcattttattttgttagtATTTGGCAAAGAAGTATATAAAGATGCACCAAATACGTGACTTCTTAAGAGTTATAGCTAAAGGAAAATTAGCCTACGAATTTAAATACTttcaattaaataattaaaaggataaaattatatatatgaagacacaaaaaaatgaagtaaTATTTCCCACatgaaaaaaggaaaaaaaaaaaaaaaaaaaaaaagaaaaatttatatacctatatattgtatattatatatatatattatatgtatgtatattttttttttatatatcctttattttaatttttgaatTAATTAGTACATTTTTAAGacttgttatatttttataattttctctctatatatataatatatatatatttttatataccatatatgttttttttttttttttttttttttttttttttttttttccctcaTTAATTTCTAAacacattttattaaataaaaaataaataatatcatttttattatataaataactacattttatttttgtttatttattggatatggtattaaaaagaaaaaacacactatagaaaatattataaatatatttttttttcttcatgctaatattctttataaaaaaaagaaaaggtgtgtttatattttatttcttaataatatcaacaaaatgaattttttttttttttaatttttaatacatttataagGATAATTTAATATGACATTACTTATAAGCCCTTCACATAAAGaagccaaaaaaaaaaaaaaaaaaaaaataaataaatatatatatatatatatatatatatatttttaccactttaatatgataaaaaaaaaaaaaaaaaaaaagaagtaaaaataaatattaaattttgtatgttataataatttccTTAACACAACACATATATGgatacaatataaataaataaataaatatatatatatatatatatatatattatatatatatatatatttatgctgAAAATccaatttattaattatacttacaatttatataaacattttcatattcttaatttcgaataaaaataaaataaatgaacataatatatatatatatatatatatatatattatataattcccCTCAacgtaaaaatatatataaaataatatatatttaatatatttatatataatattaatacatacaaGTATCGTACttgttaataattatatgggaacaaaaaatttatttctgtattatataaatgttatatatatatatattatatatatttttatatatgtattataaaattttctctttttttttttttttaaaattatgtatatataagtataaatattatatatatatattatatatgtatagtacatattataagaaaaattatatatatatatatatatatataatatattatatatattatttgaaaaaaaaaaaaaaaaaaatttagtaAAATTGTGAATTACATCAATTTTGCATACacaagaatatataaatataaatatatataatatatatattgtaatttcaaaaaaaaaaaaaaaaaaaaaaattaaaattatcgtttttattatatttaaagaaaaataaaatactcaatccaaaaaaaaaaaaaaaaaaaaaaaaaaaaaaaaaaaaatattatacattatatatatatatatatataaggaaaAGTTATACTCCAttttgaattaaaaaaatttaaggtCATAATTTtagtaaatttttttttttttttttttcaaataatataatataaaaataagaaagtGTATAAAtttaaggaatatatatattttatataaagatataaatatattatatatatatatatatatatatatatatatatatatatatatatacatatatttatatttatttatttatttaatttttgacgtatataattaattaattaaaggAGAGCAAAATGAACGCCGCACCAGTAATAGTTGGTGGTATGAGAACACCAGCaaggtaaaaataataaaaaattataaaataagaaatatttttttctttttttttttttttttaatttgagAACAAGAGgaataacatattttatgaatatataaggggaaatatatattatacatatattatatatatatattatatagatcttataatatatgcactctttatgttttattataatactttatttttataaataaaatatatattcctccttaataattttatgaacAGACGAAGACAAAGTAACGCCTCTGCTAATGGTAACAATTCAAAACAAAGAAGAAATAGTAATGGAAACTCTAACAGCATAGTGAAATTTTATGGTGATGATTCTCCTGGATTtaaattgtaataaaaaaaattaatgatatatctaataatatatgatattatcaatataaatatatatatatgtatatatgtattattatttttgtagaACTCCACAAACTGTCCTCATCTCtacattaatatttatgGCAAGTGTAGTTATTTTACATATCATTAGTAAAATATAAGGAAACAAGAAATGAAGAATCATGTAGAAGgcccatatatatatatgtatgtatcaAAATGTAAATCATTTaacaa
Protein-coding regions in this window:
- a CDS encoding protein transport protein SEC61 subunit beta, putative, translated to MNAAPVIVGGMRTPARRRQSNASANGNNSKQRRNSNGNSNSIVKFYGDDSPGFKLTPQTVLISTLIFMASVVILHIISKI
- a CDS encoding 60S ribosomal protein L22, putative, which produces MVAKKDSTKVSKKLKKKVVKKTKIVKGLKKQKMNKSTKGIKYVLDCTKPVKDTILDISGLEQFFKDKIKVDKKTNNLKNKVVVTSDEYKIYITVHIPFSKRYIKYLAKKYIKMHQIRDFLRVIAKGKLAYEFKYFQLNN
- a CDS encoding polyribonucleotide 5'-hydroxyl-kinase Clp1, putative gives rise to the protein MANNGNTRLYHLKAYHELRIVTLEKSTKYNEKEECIKIRILSSKNIHHKSNERKNPTDNINYSAEIFGKELILDKDYTFGYNEKFSIYTYTGCYIQIKGITLQEYESKNNTMKEYVSLCYILDAYRKLAKKKKKIGPRILITGNNNSGKSSVSLLLLNYALKSGFKPLYIETDTKASSDKVELNRGPGVISCFKYDNMNNIVSMYPMASLNNINNNINNNNNNNNNNNNNSNNVELVNNNNTINVNNNMFDSYMKYSLEYFFGYYDIKEDLNLYYHLNECISSCIYLMFLNNINNESTDLRNYSNEQEHICSSGFILNVPSEADHEIVQNMIDIYNINIVIIIDNSFLHYSLKKYYHNINEDQQEYNNVEKENNLIKDRDKKSKQTNRLSEHNLLYDMNVFNDKDVNPDMRGSTVFTKNKGEDGFYDDQKNEELKRGNYNNININNNNNNNNYYYNNDNVNNMYNMMYNNHQEDEEKKNIQIIGMPKFEGVIPSDNNRIKYCRNLWYYNYFSRDININNYAFKKSHILSFKYSRTNFVKLDTNLAVPLSALPSDCRDIKRENVSVSLYNGNVKNLINCILAVSYSKDFTYVHLINIAALIHVQGIKEVEKTQQKQDNEKDKEKENNNSYVNQDGNNTEQHQVDYIFDILCPTYITLKNLPPFFIIPGNIRQMKF